Genomic DNA from Marnyiella aurantia:
CTGTAAATTCATAAATAATTATAAATGATGTTATTATGCGAAAATTCTCCTACCTCAGTATTTTCCTGATCAGTATCCTGATTCATTCTCAAACCGTTACTCTTCAGGAATTCAGCACGGGTTTTACAGCCCCGGTCGAGATTACTCACGCCAATGACACACGCCTTTTCGTGGTGCAGCAAACCGGACAGATAAAGATTGTACAGTCTACCGGTGCTGTAAACGCCGGCAACTTTCTGGACATCAGCAGCAAAATTACCTATGGCGGCGAACGCGGTCTGCTGGGACTGGCCTTCCACCCCCAGTACAGTACCAATGGGTACTTTTTTGTATACTATAATGACCTTTCGGGCAATATTACTGTCTCACGTTACAGTGTGAACGCTGGCGATCCCAATATGGCTAATCCGACATCGGAAAAGATACTTCTGAATATCCCAAAACCATTCAGCAACCACAATGGCGGCAGTATTCACTTTGGTGCCGACGGTTTCCTGTATATATCCACCGGTGATGGCGGCAGCGGCGGAGATCCTAATAACAACGGCCAGAATAAGAACGCCTTGCTGGCCAAACTTTTAAGGATTGACGTAAACGCCACAGGACCTTATAATATTCCGGCAGGTAATCCATTTATAGGAGTGGACGGCGCCGATGAAGTCTGGGCCTACGGCCTTCGAAATGCCTGGAAATTCTCCTTTGACCATGTGGCAGGCAATATTATGCTTGCCGACGTGGGCCAAAACCAGATCGAAGAAATTAACAGGATGCCGGTCACCCAGCCCGGAATTAACTATGGCTGGCGGTGTTATGAAGGAAATTCAACGTATAATGCTGCCGGATGTGCTGCAGCTTCCACAATGACCTTTCCGGTAGCCACCTATAACCATTCGGGAGGTAAATGCTCAATAACCGGCGGTTATGTGTACCGGGGAGCACTATATCCGGCATTTACGGGTAAATATTTCTTCGCTGATTACTGCTCAGCTCAAATTGGAATGATGAGTCCGGACAATACAGTCACATGGACAACGGCTTTCAGCGGAAACAACTTTTCTACCTTCGGTCAGGATGCACAGAAAGAACTTTATGTGGGGTCCATCAATAACGGAAAAATTTATAAAGTTACGACTACCACCCTCGGCACTCAGGAAAACGTGGCTGGTGGAGTTAAAATATATCCGAATCCGGCCTCGGGAATAATATCCGTACAAGGTGTAACCGGGACAGATCGGACAGCAGATTTTACCAATGCTGAAGGCCGAATGGTGCATAGAACGAAACTTAACGAGGGCGGCAGTGTTGATATTTCGCGTTTGGTTCCGGGAATCTACTTTGTAAATATTTACGCGGATAATGTGAAGGTGTTTACGGAAAAGTTGATGGTGAAATAAGAAATTATTGTATTATAATTGCTCGGGCTCTGTTGTTATCTTTCGCGGGCGCCTTCTCCATGATTTTGATGTTGTTATCCTTAATCTCCACCAAACCGTCGTCCTGCATTTAGGTCTGTGCGTCAAGCGCAGTCGGTAGCTTCCGAAACGCAGTCTGCCAGTCGACACATTAAGCGCATGATAAGAATCACCTGTAAGATTGATTAAAAATGGTTAGTGTTCACGTCATTTTCTTTAGCAATCCTATAAAAATCTTTCTCTTTCTCCCCTTTCTTCATTTCATTAAAAATAATTTGTATCATTTGTTGTGAATCTTTTGTGTACTGTGAACCCTCTTTTACGTAAATTTTATGTGCTTTAATAATATTAGTTAGTGCATTTTCGTAATCTTCTAAGAACGCAAAACTTCTCCCTAAACCATAGTATCCTTCAGCATAATTTGGATGAAATTTTATCAACTTTTTATAATACTCACCTGAGGTTTTGTAGTCGTGTTTTAGATTATACACTACTGCAATATTCATTAACGCAAAATCTCCTTCCGGAAAAATGTCTAAGGATTTTTGATAAAATTGAATAGCCTCTTCATATTGATCGATTTTCCTATATGACATTGCAATATCATCTAAAGCTAAGACGAAATTAGAATCATTTTTTAACGCTAATTGAAAAGCTTCAATTGCTAATTTATAATTTTCTGCATCCATAAAATCTTTCCCAATTTTATAGGAATTTGTTGCATTTAAATTTTCGGAATACCGATAATACAGTTTGGTCTTTTCTTCAAGTAGAGCATTTTGATCAATACTGCAAATTAATTTTACAATTGAGTCAACTTCAGATAAAGTATTCTTCATCCCATCAACAGTCGAAATTTTCTTAAAATTCTCTTTACGATCAGTTTCTATTAAAGATTCTGTCAATGATTTGGAGATACATTCTATGTAATTCTCATCATTTAAGGTCCTTATTTTTTTGACACATTCGCAAGCTTTTTCCGCCGCTTTTTGCTCTAAAGTCTGACCATAGAAATTAAAACTTACAAATACAATGATAAGTGATATTGCTTTTTTCATAGAGTTATTTACGTTTTTACTGAAAATTGAACATTTCAAATTTACTTTATTAAATATCAATTTCAATAAAAAAAGCAACTTTTACAAGTCGCTTTTTCATTTCTATATTGGATTCCCAAATTAAATCGTCATCGAAAAAATCCGGGTTTCCGGTTTGTTCCGCATCATCCGTAAATCAAAGGTCATGGCTACATTCCTTGTGAATGCCCGGCCCTTCTCCGTGATTTTAATTGCATTTTCGGAGAGCTCCACCAATCCGTCATCCTGCATTTCCTGCAGTGCTTCCAGTGCGTTTGGAAGTTCGGGGAAAGTGCTCTGCCAGTTCCACGACGTCTCCAGTCGGCACATGATGTTCAGGATGTGCTGGCGGATGTTAAGGTCTTCTTCATTCAGGATATGTCCGCGGAATACCGGAATCCTACCTTCGTCTACACGTTTCTGATAATCCTCCACAGTCTTTTCATTCTGCGCAAAGGCATACCACGAATCAGAAATTGCGCTCATACCCAAGCCAATCATCAGCTGAGTCTTACCGGATGAATAGCCCATGAAATTCCGGTGGATGTTGCCTGAAACCATAGACTGGTAAAGATCGTCGTGCGGTAGAGCGAAATGGTCCATCCCAATCTCGATGTATCCGAGTTCTTCGAGCAATCTTTTGCCGTTTTCATACAGTTTACGCTTTTCTTCTCCACTTGGCAGGTCATTTTCATCAAATCCGCGCTGACCAACACCTTTAATCCACGGCACGTGAGCGTAAGAATAGAAAGCCAGACGGTCCGGCTTCAGTTCCAGGGTCCGGTGGATCGTATATTCCATTTTCTCCCAAGTATGGAACGGCAGTCCGAATACCAGGTCATGGGACACACTGGTATAGCCGATTTCGCGCGCCCAGTTGGTCACCCTTTCTACATTTTCAAAGGGTTGGATGCGGTTAATGGCTTTCTGTACCTGAGGATCATAATCCTGAACACCAAAACTGCAGCGACGGAAGCCCAGGTCGTAAAGGGTCTGCAGATGTTCGCGTGAAGTATTGTTTGGATGACCTTCAAAGGAAAATTCAGGATGCTCAGCAATTTCAGCTTTGGCAAAAATACCTTCCAGCAGAGTTTTTAAGTTCTGCGGCGAAAAGAAAGTCGGCGTACCGCCACCCAGATGGAGTTCCTTTATTTTCGGTTTTGCGTCCGGCGATGACTTGTCAGAGGCTAAAAGTTCCAGATAAAGATCCCATTCCTTCAGCACACTTTCCAGGTAAGGAGTTTCTACCGAGTGTTGTTTAGTAATCCTTTTGTGGCAGGCGCAGAAGGTGCAAAGCTGCTCGCAGAACGGCAGGTGGATGTAGATCGAGATTCCTTCAGCATCATTGGATTCGCCAAAAGAGCGGATTACCGAATTCTGCCATTGTTCCGGCGTAAATGCTTCTTCATCCCAAAAAGGAACTGTTGGATATGAAGTATAACGCGGTCCCGGAATATTATATTTATCGATTAGTGAATTCATTGGAAGTTTTTTGATGAAAAATGTCTGTACAGTCGCTGCCGATTTCAGACTGCAAAAATACGAAATAAGTTACGGGTGAGAAATTAACGCTGATGAGATTTGGCAGGCTACAGCTTCAAGTTCATTTTCAAAATTCGGCCTTTTCCGGCAAAAATTATTGTATTCCTGTCAGTCCACTCGCAAACATACAGACCCTTTTCATTGGATATGGTAGTCCATGTCTTGCCAAAGTCTCTGGATAGTTCCACGTTTTGGTCGCCTACAGCTATAATATCTTTTCCCCCGGAGCGCGGCCGGATTTTAACGCAGCTTTTGTAACCTCTGTTTTTTCCTGACGCCTGAACCGTCCAGGTCTGCCCCCCGTCTATGGTGGTTGCTATATTGTTAATGTTTTCGGATTGTTTCGTGTAATCACCACCAACGGCAATACCGAACTTGTCTTTATAAAAATCGATGGCATAAATACCTTGGGAGGAACTTCCCT
This window encodes:
- a CDS encoding tetratricopeptide repeat protein, which produces MKKAISLIIVFVSFNFYGQTLEQKAAEKACECVKKIRTLNDENYIECISKSLTESLIETDRKENFKKISTVDGMKNTLSEVDSIVKLICSIDQNALLEEKTKLYYRYSENLNATNSYKIGKDFMDAENYKLAIEAFQLALKNDSNFVLALDDIAMSYRKIDQYEEAIQFYQKSLDIFPEGDFALMNIAVVYNLKHDYKTSGEYYKKLIKFHPNYAEGYYGLGRSFAFLEDYENALTNIIKAHKIYVKEGSQYTKDSQQMIQIIFNEMKKGEKEKDFYRIAKENDVNTNHF
- a CDS encoding PQQ-dependent sugar dehydrogenase; protein product: MRKFSYLSIFLISILIHSQTVTLQEFSTGFTAPVEITHANDTRLFVVQQTGQIKIVQSTGAVNAGNFLDISSKITYGGERGLLGLAFHPQYSTNGYFFVYYNDLSGNITVSRYSVNAGDPNMANPTSEKILLNIPKPFSNHNGGSIHFGADGFLYISTGDGGSGGDPNNNGQNKNALLAKLLRIDVNATGPYNIPAGNPFIGVDGADEVWAYGLRNAWKFSFDHVAGNIMLADVGQNQIEEINRMPVTQPGINYGWRCYEGNSTYNAAGCAAASTMTFPVATYNHSGGKCSITGGYVYRGALYPAFTGKYFFADYCSAQIGMMSPDNTVTWTTAFSGNNFSTFGQDAQKELYVGSINNGKIYKVTTTTLGTQENVAGGVKIYPNPASGIISVQGVTGTDRTADFTNAEGRMVHRTKLNEGGSVDISRLVPGIYFVNIYADNVKVFTEKLMVK
- the hemN gene encoding oxygen-independent coproporphyrinogen III oxidase, which encodes MNSLIDKYNIPGPRYTSYPTVPFWDEEAFTPEQWQNSVIRSFGESNDAEGISIYIHLPFCEQLCTFCACHKRITKQHSVETPYLESVLKEWDLYLELLASDKSSPDAKPKIKELHLGGGTPTFFSPQNLKTLLEGIFAKAEIAEHPEFSFEGHPNNTSREHLQTLYDLGFRRCSFGVQDYDPQVQKAINRIQPFENVERVTNWAREIGYTSVSHDLVFGLPFHTWEKMEYTIHRTLELKPDRLAFYSYAHVPWIKGVGQRGFDENDLPSGEEKRKLYENGKRLLEELGYIEIGMDHFALPHDDLYQSMVSGNIHRNFMGYSSGKTQLMIGLGMSAISDSWYAFAQNEKTVEDYQKRVDEGRIPVFRGHILNEEDLNIRQHILNIMCRLETSWNWQSTFPELPNALEALQEMQDDGLVELSENAIKITEKGRAFTRNVAMTFDLRMMRNKPETRIFSMTI